A window of Halobellus sp. LT62 contains these coding sequences:
- a CDS encoding ATP-grasp domain-containing protein, with protein sequence MEVLITDGMMKKSLSVLRSVAPVASRTGVVSSYRRSMAGMSRFADGQHRVRRTSPGAYVDGVNEVIDRFGYGYVLPVGGWTTNVFSEYRDSLAAPVDDVLPSRDSMRIAQDKWRSYLLARALEVPAPETVKLDPAGSLSDAADLGFPIVVKAGTESVPRYVEYVSSETELRAAVDDYAERYADSPLAQEYLPGEGCGFFALYLGGEPAGTYSHRRIREFPPTGGKSACAESITDETLTEYGTQILDALGWNGPVMVEFKRDASGTPNLIEINPKFWGSLDLAIASGLDFPAAMVRYLRDGTRPDFSFSSRRFHWPLSGDIQHAVARPDSTPAVAGDLVSARTGTNLSASDPLPHLVEGAKAVVSPFLGS encoded by the coding sequence ATGGAGGTCCTCATAACCGACGGAATGATGAAAAAGTCGCTCTCGGTACTCCGATCGGTCGCGCCTGTCGCCTCGCGGACGGGCGTCGTTTCGTCGTATCGGCGTTCGATGGCCGGGATGTCTCGATTCGCGGACGGACAGCACCGGGTCAGACGGACCTCGCCGGGGGCGTACGTCGACGGCGTGAACGAGGTCATCGACCGCTTCGGCTACGGATACGTGCTTCCGGTCGGCGGTTGGACGACCAACGTGTTCTCGGAGTACCGCGACTCGCTGGCCGCCCCGGTCGACGACGTCCTCCCGAGCCGCGATTCGATGCGGATCGCACAGGACAAATGGCGGAGCTACCTCCTCGCGAGAGCGCTTGAGGTCCCCGCGCCGGAAACAGTGAAGCTCGATCCCGCGGGCAGCCTCTCGGACGCGGCGGACCTCGGGTTTCCGATCGTCGTCAAGGCCGGAACAGAATCAGTCCCCAGATACGTCGAGTACGTCTCCTCGGAGACGGAACTGCGCGCGGCGGTCGACGATTACGCCGAGCGGTACGCGGACTCACCGCTCGCACAGGAGTACCTCCCCGGGGAGGGCTGTGGCTTTTTCGCGCTCTACCTCGGCGGTGAACCGGCGGGTACCTACTCACACAGGAGAATCCGAGAGTTCCCGCCGACGGGCGGCAAGAGCGCCTGTGCGGAATCGATCACCGACGAGACGCTCACCGAGTACGGGACTCAAATCCTCGATGCCCTGGGCTGGAACGGACCGGTGATGGTCGAGTTCAAACGCGACGCGTCCGGGACGCCGAACCTGATCGAGATCAACCCGAAGTTCTGGGGCTCGCTCGACCTCGCGATCGCTTCGGGACTGGACTTCCCCGCAGCGATGGTACGCTATCTCCGGGACGGAACCCGTCCCGACTTCTCGTTTTCCTCTCGGCGGTTTCACTGGCCGCTCTCGGGAGACATCCAACACGCCGTCGCCCGCCCCGATTCGACGCCCGCGGTCGCCGGCGACCTCGTCTCGGCGCGGACGGGCACGAACCTCTCTGCGAGCGATCCGCTTCCGCATCTCGTGGAGGGGGCAAAAGCGGTCGTCTCTCCGTTTCTCGGAAGTTGA